A part of Nostoc sp. KVJ3 genomic DNA contains:
- a CDS encoding ParA family protein has translation MSKTRIIALFNQSGGVGKTSLTMNLGYHLAQKKKNRVLLIDLDPQASLTTFMGLEPDITAKTVYEAVVGEEPLPIHPELIHSMGLVPANINLSAAELELVAALMREMRLKNALAPILDNYDFILIDCPPSLGILSVISLVAATHVLVPIQCQFKSFQGTDLLLRTVATLRKGANKTLTIAGFIPTMYDARTAQESRTMKAITEQLSPLATVYEPIPKSIAFADASEARIPLALYNPKHPAVAVLKKIALSLEKLQ, from the coding sequence GTGAGCAAAACCCGTATTATTGCGCTATTTAATCAATCAGGGGGAGTAGGAAAGACAAGTTTAACTATGAACTTGGGCTATCACCTTGCTCAAAAAAAGAAAAACCGCGTTCTTCTGATAGACCTTGACCCCCAAGCGTCACTCACTACATTTATGGGGCTAGAACCGGACATTACCGCCAAAACTGTCTATGAAGCAGTGGTGGGGGAAGAACCATTACCAATTCACCCTGAACTTATTCACAGCATGGGTTTGGTGCCAGCCAACATCAACTTAAGTGCTGCTGAACTAGAACTGGTTGCCGCCTTGATGCGGGAAATGCGCCTAAAAAATGCACTTGCCCCCATCCTAGACAACTATGATTTTATTTTGATAGATTGTCCGCCATCTTTAGGCATTCTCAGTGTGATTAGCTTAGTAGCAGCAACCCATGTCTTAGTACCTATTCAGTGCCAATTTAAATCTTTTCAAGGAACTGACTTACTATTAAGAACTGTAGCTACACTCCGCAAAGGTGCTAATAAAACACTTACAATTGCTGGCTTCATCCCCACAATGTATGATGCACGTACTGCCCAAGAAAGCAGAACCATGAAAGCTATTACAGAACAACTTTCACCCCTGGCCACAGTTTACGAACCCATTCCTAAATCTATTGCCTTTGCTGATGCAAGTGAGGCACGTATACCCTTAGCACTATATAATCCCAAACATCCTGCCGTCGCTGTACTAAAAAAAATCGCCCTCAGTTTAGAAAAACTACAGTGA
- a CDS encoding tetratricopeptide repeat protein, translated as MSLEIQADQDKVWFNLGLELLNKRCFDDALEAFEQANELKPGNYQVWVNQGLTLLNLGRFDEALAACDQALVFQPNSHEAWCNRGIALRVLGRNLEALEAFDQALKLIPDLHEAWENRGITLLTLERFEEALANLDNAVRLKSDDSDAWYFRSIALLNLERYEDALASTEQSLKLKGDLSAAWENRGCALDNLGRYDEAIASYDQAIEFQRDNSNAWYNRGIVLMTLERFEEAIASNERAIEFQHDFPQAWCNLGIALMDLERFEEALTSFDRSLEFQRDLPQAWYNRANTLLTLKRFEEAIASYDKCNEICPDDSATFYGKACCYAQLLNIKQAIFNLQQAINMSPNQYQDMAKNDSDFDNIRSDEQFQALITPGSLIL; from the coding sequence GTGTCTTTAGAAATTCAAGCAGATCAAGATAAAGTTTGGTTTAACTTGGGTCTTGAACTTTTAAACAAAAGATGTTTTGACGACGCTCTCGAAGCTTTTGAGCAAGCCAATGAACTAAAACCTGGCAATTATCAAGTCTGGGTTAATCAGGGTTTGACGTTGTTAAATTTGGGACGCTTTGATGAGGCTCTGGCTGCTTGCGATCAAGCGCTGGTATTCCAGCCGAACTCTCATGAAGCTTGGTGCAATCGAGGTATTGCTTTAAGGGTTTTAGGACGTAACTTGGAAGCGCTCGAAGCGTTTGATCAAGCCTTGAAACTCATACCTGATTTGCATGAAGCTTGGGAAAACCGAGGTATTACGTTATTAACTTTAGAGCGTTTTGAAGAGGCGCTTGCTAATCTCGACAATGCTGTTAGATTAAAATCTGATGACTCTGACGCTTGGTATTTTCGCAGCATTGCTTTATTAAATTTAGAACGCTATGAAGATGCTCTTGCTAGCACCGAGCAATCCCTGAAACTTAAAGGCGACTTGAGCGCAGCCTGGGAGAATCGGGGGTGTGCTTTGGATAATTTGGGGCGCTATGATGAAGCAATAGCTTCTTACGATCAAGCGATTGAATTTCAAAGAGATAACTCTAATGCTTGGTATAACCGAGGTATTGTATTGATGACATTGGAACGCTTTGAAGAGGCGATCGCTTCCAACGAGCGTGCAATTGAATTCCAGCATGATTTTCCCCAAGCTTGGTGTAACCTGGGTATTGCTTTAATGGATTTGGAGCGATTTGAAGAAGCGCTGACTAGCTTCGACCGCTCCCTTGAATTTCAAAGAGATTTACCCCAAGCTTGGTATAACCGAGCCAATACACTGTTAACTCTCAAACGCTTTGAAGAGGCGATCGCCAGCTATGATAAATGTAACGAAATCTGTCCAGACGACTCCGCGACTTTTTATGGTAAGGCTTGCTGTTATGCCCAATTGCTTAATATAAAGCAAGCAATCTTTAACCTACAACAAGCTATCAATATGAGTCCTAACCAATACCAAGATATGGCGAAAAATGACTCAGATTTTGATAATATTCGTTCAGATGAACAATTTCAGGCGTTAATCACTCCTGGTTCGCTCATTTTATAG
- a CDS encoding two-component system response regulator has protein sequence MTSHNILVIEDSKDMKWLFEGFFNLLPAHHFEMYIYNGRDALKFVKSHRVSIILIDFPVLGAWEFFEYVQAHPTLRFVPLVVMSGAKKHFIDEFPKPFEYFENCKKPFRPVELKQAVRSAINKAKLHYLQEKSHILGDIS, from the coding sequence ATGACTTCTCATAATATTCTGGTTATTGAAGATTCCAAAGATATGAAATGGTTGTTTGAGGGCTTTTTTAATTTACTGCCTGCACACCACTTTGAGATGTACATTTATAATGGACGTGATGCTTTAAAATTCGTCAAATCTCACAGAGTTAGCATCATCTTGATTGATTTTCCAGTTCTGGGTGCTTGGGAGTTTTTTGAGTACGTTCAAGCTCATCCGACATTAAGATTTGTTCCCCTTGTAGTTATGTCGGGGGCAAAAAAACATTTTATCGATGAATTTCCAAAGCCTTTTGAATATTTTGAAAATTGTAAAAAACCATTTAGACCAGTAGAACTTAAACAGGCAGTCCGTTCCGCGATTAACAAAGCAAAATTGCACTATCTGCAAGAAAAAAGCCACATCCTTGGTGATATTAGTTAG